A single region of the Methanobrevibacter ruminantium genome encodes:
- the porB gene encoding pyruvate synthase subunit PorB: MEFPEEELLAPGHRGCAGCGAAIAVRLALKALGRNTVVACATGCLDVMTSPYPETAWEVPWIHVAFENAGAVASGVERALKAQGKEDVNVVAFGGDGGTADIGIQSLSGAMERGHDITYICYDNEAYMNTGIQRSGATPYGASTTTSPAGNLSFGEDKPKKNMAFIMAAHGIPYVATASISYPEDFMKKVKKAAETKGPAYIHLHQPCTTGWGFKPEQTIQLGRLAVETGAWGLFEIENGEFRVTYRPQERKPVVEYLSAQKRFRHLKEEQINEIQEFVDNQCEELGI; the protein is encoded by the coding sequence ACCAGGTCACAGAGGTTGTGCTGGTTGCGGAGCAGCTATTGCTGTAAGGCTTGCTCTTAAGGCATTAGGCAGAAACACTGTAGTTGCCTGTGCGACTGGTTGTTTGGATGTTATGACATCCCCTTATCCTGAAACCGCATGGGAAGTCCCATGGATTCATGTTGCTTTTGAAAACGCAGGTGCAGTGGCTTCCGGTGTAGAAAGAGCATTAAAAGCTCAAGGTAAAGAAGATGTTAATGTTGTTGCTTTCGGTGGTGACGGTGGTACTGCTGATATCGGTATCCAATCATTATCCGGTGCAATGGAAAGAGGTCACGACATAACTTATATCTGTTACGATAACGAAGCTTACATGAACACTGGTATTCAAAGAAGTGGAGCTACCCCTTATGGTGCTTCAACCACCACTTCACCAGCAGGTAATTTAAGCTTTGGTGAAGACAAGCCTAAGAAAAACATGGCTTTCATTATGGCAGCTCATGGAATTCCATATGTGGCTACAGCATCAATTTCATATCCTGAAGACTTTATGAAAAAGGTTAAAAAGGCAGCTGAAACCAAAGGTCCTGCTTACATTCACTTACATCAACCATGTACTACCGGTTGGGGATTCAAACCTGAACAGACCATTCAATTAGGTAGACTTGCTGTTGAAACCGGTGCATGGGGATTATTTGAAATTGAAAACGGTGAATTCAGAGTAACTTACAGACCTCAAGAAAGAAAACCTGTAGTGGAATACTTATCTGCTCAAAAAAGATTCAGACATCTTAAAGAAGAACAAATTAATGAAATCCAAGAATTCGTTGACAATCAATGTGAAGAATTAGGTATCTAA